acgtatttgaaaaaaaatgtatacgttAAATTCGTTGCAAATagatcaatcaatttttttctccttcggtTCTACTGTAAATCTTTCGTTACCTCTTTCTAATATACagtcatagatatattgaacagtATACTTGACGAAACTGAAGTtggagtaaatttttattctttcaatttctttctctacACATGTATTATATTGATGATTCatcacaacaacaacaaccacaacaacaataacaataataataacaataatagtaataatagtgatagtgatagtaacaacaacaacaataagaaataaatatgtatatcatgtTTCTCTGAATAGACGACGCGCACTATAAGCTGGGTTTTCAATTGATTTGACAGTCTcttttatcaaatatttgatcaaTTAAATTGAATCTCTTTCgttgattgattaatttataattactAGACATATGATATACGTTGGAATTAGTGTTGATTCGCTGTCACTTGAATCAGAATGAGAAAGAAGAGCAAGCATCTCATCGTCATTACAATTCCCGCTGATcgaataatcgattgaaatattttttgttcctggCGTATCgctattttattcatcacATGCACTGTGTAACCACTCCTCATCTTCTACGTCAGCAACCACtaatcttttttattatttaatatttcttttctgtgTATATGATTCATTTGATTTTGTAATTTATCCATGTATGaatctttattcatttattcattaattttttttttactccaaaaaGAAGTATgggttcgttttattttgcaACATGTTTGACCCTCACCCGCTTGTTaaaattgatttgaaaaataacaaagggATTGAAAGCATAAGAGAAAAGGGTTttaaaaccaagaaaaaaaaatattaatcaccCCTCTGGAAATCCGCTAAATCTACACGCTGCTTCTGTGACTCTCTCTCTGCAGAAGAAGATTGGGAACGAGAATTGGAAGCTGAACTTCGAGACTTTGAGGTCGTCCCTGCTGGAAACGGTAAACCAACCTCTGGAATTTGTGGTAAAGACGGAGGATCGTCGACGTCAGCTTTAGTCAGGGATGACTGGGAGGAACAAATTGACGAATTACTCGGCGAAGAGGATGATCTCAagtgaaatcgatcgatatcggTTCTACAAGAACCTATAATGAAAGCGGCTAGAAGGCGCCTGttgtatacatttttcatttctctctaggtctctctttttatttttatctctattcgttaattgttattgttattgcttCGAAATTAGTTATcatacctaattttttttttacccgtaaTCATTTTCCTTTGTTGTGAGTTCGTTATACGGTGAGGTGATTGTGAAACTTATGTCCACAATCACAATGTTATGTATTATAAAAGAGAGAATTAGacagaaaaaacagaatttgAGAATAAGATAAATTATGGCCGATTGTTTAATAATTCTATAAGTATATCATAGGTTCATGTATtatattgattattattatcgaatatCCAAGTTCTTCATGTAAAGTCTAACAGTGATCGTTAGCATTGTCGTATGTGTACATGGCTTTTAGAAtactattattaattatctaaTTAACGATTGTATGCTCTTATTtatgatataattttcattcctggAAATCTCGAGGCCTAATTGCGACCGTGAAATGGAATGTTATTGCTGCAGCTGTTGATGTCGAAAAgataaaagatgaagaaaagagaacgaaaaataattgtaaaagtCGTATTCTTGATAGTTGCTTTGCTCGAAACGTGCAAACATCATTTCTCTGAAtaccaatttgaaaaaaaatattccatcatCGTGTACCTGGGTTgaaataatgtatacatatgtatatacatattatttatattgtataaactggtaatatatataatatgtatattggcaagtttattgattgattgattaattaattaatataaaaatgatagtTGTCTGTAtaattgcgagaaaaaaattaataaaatgaatttgaaacacGCGTACCTAATgtaatacacacacacgtacacacagaATATAAAATAGCAATACCTATATGTCGATGTGAAatgagaagggagaaaaaaccaaaatgcaTTGAAAACTTTCTGGTATCGcgtttataatatacaaatatacaatatacatatataattattgaaagtatgatgatatacatataataaaagtaatataaatatgtataggtatatatatatgaaacaatatacatattatatattaaaattatgtgaaattattaataacacagaacaaattaaataaaatgatatacgaaaaaaaacgaaaggaaaaaaaagccaaattATAAGTGAATCATTTAATAAGTAAGAGATATAATAACTCCATGGATTTATACTCATCTTTTATCCATCCCATCCCCATAGTAATCCTTTGTAGTAATCGTAATCTATTTTTACGAGTCATTCGAATGAGAGTGATCACGGTAATTAGAGATCTCATTTACCCTTGAAAGGGGTTTAGGGCTAGAATCTGATCCAACTCTGATCCATAGATCAGTGGTGGAAATAAAGGCGGGAGCCATCTTACTAGATTTTTGAATTGCAGCGCGCACTGGGGGATGATTGTTTCGCAGTGCAGCCAGGCTACTAAAATTGGGGTGGCGATTCTGTATCAGAAGGTCGTTCGATGTTCGATCTTCTATCCCGGTTAAGTTCAGATTCTTCAGAAGCGTTCAGCGTTCagtcaaataatttttggcAGCAATTCGCAGCGGTTGATACAAGAGGATACGTATGTCGTGTGAAGTGTCGGTTATTGAAGGTACGTATGTAGAAAAAACATACGCGTAAAATTCAACTTCCTTTAGAGAGAATTAACGCCGAAGTTCGGTAATAATTTGCGGTGCGGTATCCCAACCTCATAAAGACGAAATGCTAATAAACAGTGACAAACACcgcgataaatttgaaatggatgttatttcatattatttcagagtgttatttgtttgttcatttataatttcaatcatCAAACCAACAGGATTTGGACTAACCTTCATTTACGGACTTCATATTTGTTGTTATTGAAATTTGCTTCTGCGTTATCTCTAATTGTACTTCCTTATTACTTTCAGGTTGAAAGGAATGTTAGAAATACTGAGTTCGACTGCATGATCTTATGTGCTACAAATCCGTCGTAAGTGCATTCACAAATAAATGATGATGGAGCAAGAGACTGAACACGTTAGTGAAGTTGCTGCTGTTATGCCTGCTGTTGAAGATAGTCAAAAACCCAAACCCTCTGTTGTTAAGGATGGAGAGactaacaaaaaagaagaaaataaaagtgaaaaccTCCATGACAAAACTAGCACTGAAGTAGAAGTGATTAGAGACTATTCCTTAATTCCTCATACTAATGAACCTGTAGAAGATGATTCCAAAGTCGGTCCTAATCTCAAAGTTACTTCTGATTCTCTTTCAATATCTGAGAACCTAGACAGTGATGAAATAAAGCCAGATAATCAACCAGCAAGAACTAAGTTCAGCGTAAGAGACAAGATTAGTGACCAAGATTTGCCGAGCTCTTCACCTGCAGATGCTGAAGCAAATGATAAGGAATCTGCATTGGAGAGCACATACAACTCCGCCAATGACGATTTACAGAAAGAAGAGACATCGTTTGTCAGCGTCAGATTTGATTTAGAATCATCGGACCCCAAAACAAACGTAGAACAGTCAAAAAGGGTTTCGAATGTTAATGAAAACTTTGAGCATGCAAAATCTGGTACAAGGAAAGATGATGAAAGCTCTAACTTACACATACCAACTAAATCTGCCATTTTGTCAGCTGAAGATAGTAATCAAACACAGTCTCAAATGGACATttcagacgaaaaaaaaaatgattcccAGGAgatcgaaagaaatgaaaaatcaaaactggAGCTGGTGAACTCTGATGTCACAAATGATGACGAAAATTCGGATTTGGCATCACCTGATAAACCAGTTACTATGGAAGTTGGAAATATCTCCCAATCACAGATGGATATTTCTAATAAGAAACAACATGATCCCAAGGAAATCGAAAGAACTAAAGAATCAGAATTAGATCACCTGGATTTTAATGCCAGAAAAGATGCAGAGAACTCGGATTTATCATCACCTGACAAACCTGTTAGTATGGAAGTTGAAGATCTGCCTAAGTCAAGTAATAATATTCTGGGCAAAGAAGAAACTATTACTAAGGACATTGAGAGAATGGAAAAGCCAGAAAAAGTGAGAGATGAATCTGTAGAATTTGAAGACTCTTCTTCCCATATTCCTGATGATCTGAAGCAAACTCCAAAAAATCCTGTAGATGCAGAAGAGGCAGCggttaaaataaatgaagctTCTCGCAGTCTTGCGGAAAGTAATACAGACGCAAAGAATAAAGATTTCGAACACTTGGATATGAACCTTGAGAGTACCAACAAAGaccaacaagaaaaaaatttagttgaGCCAGAAAACACAGAGTTTGTCCAAATATCACAAGAAGATAATCAAGACGATTTGCAAAGTGAAAATCAATCTATAGATAACGCAGAAGATCCATTTGGTGGGTATACTAACCCTGAAAATCTAGAAATGGCTCACATGGAGACGGACGATCTTAGCAGCGAGATTtcagattttaaaaaattaggaGACCAAGCAGACAACCTGCAGGATGTTGTCAAAGCAAAAGATAATCTGCAGGATAGATCTGAGCATAATTCCAATAAGGACAGAGCTAACACTCTTGATACCGTCCATACCATCGGTACCGGAGTGGGAATATCATCAAATGATCTTGTCGAGGAACCTGAGAAGCTAGAGAATGCtgctgttgaaaaatttaccaagAATGACAAAGATGGAGAGCTgacagatgaaaataaaaaaaatgcggaGGCTGGGGATAAACCAGAAGCCAAAAAAGGAGACAAAATTTTGCCAGCTACTAGCCTTGATGTATTAGAGCCTGAAGATGTTCACTCGGATGTTTTGCCAGGACAAGACGACGAGTTATGTATTATCCCAGACAGTATGAAAGTAATTCTTCCTGGTGAAACAATCAACAAAACTAAAGAAGGTGAAGAGAATCTTGCTGGTACCGATACAAAAGATGTTGAGCAGGAATCTGTAACAAGTACGGTAGAGTTGgatgaaattgttgaaaaagaacaaagcgTAGCTATTCACAGTCCGCATGTAGTTGAAAAAGATGTGACGAACAAGACCTTGAAGAAGTCAGCGGGGAAAAGTAAAGCAAAGAATGCCGCGAATGAATCTATATCTTCTGACGTGATAAATATTGACGAGGAATCCAAGAActctgaaattgaagaaatcgaAACAAAGGAAAATTGCAAACAGTGCAATAAGGAGAAATCTTGTAAAATAAAGGTGAAAGTGGGGTCAGAATGCTTCAATGTTTGCTCTAAAGAATGTAAGAACAATTTCAAGACCGCAAACAACAAGGCAACTGATATTCCTAGCGACGGAGTTAACTCAAAACGAGAGAAACGATGCGCCGGCTGCCTGCTCATTGTCGAGGCAAACGACGAAAGAAATCTGGCATGGGAGACCATGGAATTTTGCAATGAAGAGTGCTTAGGAAAATTTCAGACGAAATATGGAAGTTATTGCAGGAACTGCAACGGCTCTGTGCAGGCGGTGAGTCTTGGAAAATACTGCGTGAGATTTGGGTATGATGTTCGACAGTTCTGCTGCTCTATTTGCCTGGAAGAGTTTAAAAAAGGACTGAAAGTCTGCAGCTACTGTCAAAAAGATATCAGTTCGGGGGTCGAGGGGTTCTTAGCACCTGTCGGGGATAAGGGGCAGTTCAAAGACTTTTGCACTCAGGactgtatggaaaaatattccaggATGAGTTCAAGCGAGCCTCcgatatcagaaaaaaaattttgtggcGTTTGCCAAGAGGTAAGAGTCAGTTCCATACCTCCACATTTATAATGAAAACAGTGAAAtgagaaagttttttgatctgttttgtaggaaaaaatcgtgcacTGTGAAGTTCAAATCGATGGTGGGGGACCAGTGGCGATATGTAGCGAGCCTTGTTTTGCGGCGTTTAAGTTCGTTAATAAAGTGGATCCTGATCAGTGCTCAACGTGTAAAAAGTTCTTCCAGTTgctgagtaaaaaaaactttgtggtattttatgaaaatgaagCTCACATGTTCTGTAACAAAACTTGTCTGAACGTTTTCATAATAACtaatagaaaaattgttcCTTGCAACTGGtgtaaagtaaaaaagtaCAACTTTGACATGATAAAGAAGGAATTAAAGTCTGGACAAGTTATGATGATGTGCAGCTTGAATTGCCTTACACTCTACCAGGTGAGACATCACGGAAatccttttttcacaatttctacGCTGCCCCGCTACCCTGAAAACTCGTTGAaaacattattatttcttaccGTAGGTCTCAATCAACGCTGTTTCAGCCAAAAGGATAAATTGTGACTTTTGCAAGGAATTCTCTCAAGCGCAGTACCATTTAACGATGTCCGACGCTACAATTCGAAATTTCTGTTCCTATAAATGCGTgatgaatttccaaagtcagTACACAAAATCTCCTATAACAATACCCGCAAGTGACAATCCTGTGCCAACTGGAATACCCAAAAGAACAATAGCTCAGCGTGCCGAAACTCAAGCTGTTCAGAAATCGACCCGAGATAtgcaacaaaataaaaacctcCTAGTCATATCAAATGTAACGAGTCTGGCAGCTTCAGGAAATGGGCAAAACTGCAGCCCGATGCCTCAGCAGAACGCAGTCAATAGCGTTGCCGTGCAAAGTCAACCCCAAATTATCTACAAGCAACAAGTGATCGCTAGACCTCCGAGTCCTGTCAAAGTACGCAACAAAATCACGCAGTGTAAACCGCTCATGCACACGAAAGGCGTTTCCGTTCGCCCCCATCCCTGCACGAAATCTACTCAGACTGAGGATAATAACCAGATTATAATCCCCATTCCCGTTCCAATTTATGTACCATATCCTATGCACATGTACAGTATGCCTTTCCCAGTTCCTTTTCCATTTCCCTTACCAGTCCCTGTGCCCATATTTATACCAACCACAAGAAACAGTGCTAagggaattttcaaagaaataaagagaatcCAGGAGAGGATACCGGCAGATCCATTCGAGGCAGAGCTTTTGATGATGGCGGAAATGGTTGCTACGGAAAAAAAGCCCAATGAAAGCGATACAGATTCGGAGGATGATAACAGGTTCGTGATTTCAAAATATCTGTCGTGAATTATtgtcaaaatcaatttttttacctcataGGAATGACGTTGCTGATGTCCCAGCAAACTCTACCAGTGACGGGTTCAGTCCGGAAGGGGTTGACGCGAGCAATACATTTGGAGACGACATGCTACAAATGGCCCTTAAAATAGCTACTGGAGAACTAGATGAGCCGGCGGTCGATCTTGAGACTGCCTTAACACCGAATACCATAACTGCCACGCAGGCTCCACCCCAGCAGGATACGTCGATTGAGAATGACGGTAGGTCCGAATAATGCTATCCAGAGATTAAATATCTTCATGTATACTATTTATTATCGCAGCGCCGCCAGAACGATTGCCATCAACCCGTGGACGGAAACGTATGGTTCCATACAAGCCACGATCTACACCAAGTAAACGTGGAAGAAGAGCTGCCGCTGGGAATCATGAGATTCCGCTTATGCCACCACCTGAGCCACAACCACCGCCACAACCCAGGATAATGGAGCCCGTAGAAAAACCAGACGCCAATATGGCTCTAAAATATACGTTCGGAGTAAACGCGTGGAGACAATGGGTGAGAAATCGCAGATCTGGGATCAGAAGATGCCTCGTTTTGTCCCAGTTTTATCATATTGACGtggcgaatatttttttcttccaggtgATTGGAAAGAATGCCGAACTGGAAAAACAGAGCACTCCGCAGAGAAGGGTGAAGCTATTCAAAACGGAGCTCTTGCAATTGACAGCGGACGAACTAAATTATTCCTTATGTTTGTTTGTTAAAGAAGTGAGAAAACCGAACGGCACCGAATACGCACCCGATACGATATACTACTTGTGTCTAGGTGAGAACATCgtctaaaaatctctcgaatCTCAAATATTTCAGATTTAATGACAAACGCTTCGatcgaatatattttaatGCAATTTTTACGTATTTCAGGCATTCAACAATAtctctttgaaaataatcgaatagaTAACATATTCACTGACTCTTATtacgaaaaattcaccgacTGTTTAAATGACGTTGCCAAAAAGTTTTCAGTCCTGTACAATGACGCACGTAAGTAGGAGAGAATTGAATTGTCTTCTGTCGAACAAGTccgtaaaatatttatcgtacTTCAATCCTCTCGACAGAATACATCGTTACGAGAGTCGAGGAGGAACACCTATGGGAGAGCAAACAGCTCGGAGCCCATTCTCCGCATGTTTTATTGAGCACGCTCATGTTTTTCAATACAAAACATTTCAACTTGGTGGTGAGTTCCCATAGCTTATTAATGTCTTCATCCAAAGTGATAGTGTTATTgcatttttcacattcattttatattatttttatccattcaGAGTGTCGATGAGCATATGCAACTATCTTTTTCACATATAATGAAACACTGGAAGAGAAACCCTGCAGCCCAACCTGCAGCTGTGGCCGGAAAAGTCCCTGGTTCACGTAATGTCCTGCTTCGTTTTTATCCTCCTCAATCTGCGCTGGGTGAGGATATGTATTCCAATTACTTCGAATATACTTACGAGCATTGAATAAATCATGAGCA
This region of Athalia rosae chromosome 7, iyAthRosa1.1, whole genome shotgun sequence genomic DNA includes:
- the LOC105683328 gene encoding zinc finger MYM-type protein 3; translated protein: MMMEQETEHVSEVAAVMPAVEDSQKPKPSVVKDGETNKKEENKSENLHDKTSTEVEVIRDYSLIPHTNEPVEDDSKVGPNLKVTSDSLSISENLDSDEIKPDNQPARTKFSVRDKISDQDLPSSSPADAEANDKESALESTYNSANDDLQKEETSFVSVRFDLESSDPKTNVEQSKRVSNVNENFEHAKSGTRKDDESSNLHIPTKSAILSAEDSNQTQSQMDISDEKKNDSQEIERNEKSKLELVNSDVTNDDENSDLASPDKPVTMEVGNISQSQMDISNKKQHDPKEIERTKESELDHLDFNARKDAENSDLSSPDKPVSMEVEDLPKSSNNILGKEETITKDIERMEKPEKVRDESVEFEDSSSHIPDDLKQTPKNPVDAEEAAVKINEASRSLAESNTDAKNKDFEHLDMNLESTNKDQQEKNLVEPENTEFVQISQEDNQDDLQSENQSIDNAEDPFGGYTNPENLEMAHMETDDLSSEISDFKKLGDQADNLQDVVKAKDNLQDRSEHNSNKDRANTLDTVHTIGTGVGISSNDLVEEPEKLENAAVEKFTKNDKDGELTDENKKNAEAGDKPEAKKGDKILPATSLDVLEPEDVHSDVLPGQDDELCIIPDSMKVILPGETINKTKEGEENLAGTDTKDVEQESVTSTVELDEIVEKEQSVAIHSPHVVEKDVTNKTLKKSAGKSKAKNAANESISSDVINIDEESKNSEIEEIETKENCKQCNKEKSCKIKVKVGSECFNVCSKECKNNFKTANNKATDIPSDGVNSKREKRCAGCLLIVEANDERNLAWETMEFCNEECLGKFQTKYGSYCRNCNGSVQAVSLGKYCVRFGYDVRQFCCSICLEEFKKGLKVCSYCQKDISSGVEGFLAPVGDKGQFKDFCTQDCMEKYSRMSSSEPPISEKKFCGVCQEEKIVHCEVQIDGGGPVAICSEPCFAAFKFVNKVDPDQCSTCKKFFQLLSKKNFVVFYENEAHMFCNKTCLNVFIITNRKIVPCNWCKVKKYNFDMIKKELKSGQVMMMCSLNCLTLYQVSINAVSAKRINCDFCKEFSQAQYHLTMSDATIRNFCSYKCVMNFQSQYTKSPITIPASDNPVPTGIPKRTIAQRAETQAVQKSTRDMQQNKNLLVISNVTSLAASGNGQNCSPMPQQNAVNSVAVQSQPQIIYKQQVIARPPSPVKVRNKITQCKPLMHTKGVSVRPHPCTKSTQTEDNNQIIIPIPVPIYVPYPMHMYSMPFPVPFPFPLPVPVPIFIPTTRNSAKGIFKEIKRIQERIPADPFEAELLMMAEMVATEKKPNESDTDSEDDNRNDVADVPANSTSDGFSPEGVDASNTFGDDMLQMALKIATGELDEPAVDLETALTPNTITATQAPPQQDTSIENDAPPERLPSTRGRKRMVPYKPRSTPSKRGRRAAAGNHEIPLMPPPEPQPPPQPRIMEPVEKPDANMALKYTFGVNAWRQWVIGKNAELEKQSTPQRRVKLFKTELLQLTADELNYSLCLFVKEVRKPNGTEYAPDTIYYLCLGIQQYLFENNRIDNIFTDSYYEKFTDCLNDVAKKFSVLYNDAQYIVTRVEEEHLWESKQLGAHSPHVLLSTLMFFNTKHFNLVSVDEHMQLSFSHIMKHWKRNPAAQPAAVAGKVPGSRNVLLRFYPPQSALEANSRKKKVYEQQENEDNPLRCPVKLYEFYLSKCPESVKTRNDVFYLLPERSCVPDSPVWYSTSPLGKEHLIKMLYRVKMVKEINVALLTS